The following are encoded together in the Drosophila sechellia strain sech25 chromosome 3R, ASM438219v1, whole genome shotgun sequence genome:
- the LOC6607573 gene encoding ankyrin repeat and SAM domain-containing protein 1A gives MGKDQEFLEAARNGNISHIEKVLTQKAKRAGPLASLRRGTGVNVQDSGGYSALHHACLNGHDDIVRLLLAHEASPNLPDSRGSSPLHLAAWAGETEIVRLLLTHPYRPASANLQTIEQETPLHCAAQHGHTGALALLLHHDADPNMRNSRGETPLDLAAQYGRLQAVQMLIRAHPELIAHLGNEALERGTPSPSSPASPSRAIFPHTCLHLASRNGHKSVVEVLLSAGVSVNLLTPSGTALHEAALCGKENVVRTLLKAGINLNATDNEGRTALDILREFPPHVTKHIVAVINNFRNQMDTDEGDEVIYRQHSGPPNSGRGQNKHHSQQQPPLSNHYHFNSNNHLLNHSHSMQQQSGYSKQRLSAGNGGPYNGGKSLDSALQPEDRFYQDLNAHSPSHNQNEMGGGYSVSPSSSLSSFEPASVSPRSRCSTGGLGQPMHMSTFAPAGPPKKPPRRNLSVSPTHAGPGQQFSYSSPSSQSQSQSHGHGHGQNQVRRQPASESPYSHQSHGSVGGMSFDETQLRERQRNDRLYASARQSTRSAIAGGMSLSSSNDMLDRQCSSSELNSETSVPNSSGDSPATNSMKRPIPAPRSSTTKLSKELLKSAESATLKSYNPNRKLKRNRNSSGANGAAKSNGGEENCEAKQQIPSSPTHYKQPPTPDHPPPSSSQAERTIHERIRPLSQEYKRRSALLQLQAAQQLMIETGSSPSKLLPTLSTPGYDYDDTVTVVPRCPAPSSGSLSSSISCSDHSLSHSTDYVEEFVSDVPFAGLLKGASQQLKEQPEVKLKIQEESKPQQTLPRVRPPIPTKPAIPEKKFAKPPTTPTNQSLEANGNSSSDVVIKPPRSPSKSPSKSSNKSPAKSPGKSPAKSPGSGHSAARNSINLLSPFNAEEARKKISEIIENFGSGILNTSITPTHDIELDFEDMEVPNERRELATRLRAAGLLHLERILFENGYDNYKFVHNVFEEPDIPLLHIPERDAPKLLRFVQSLPPAEFQPQVPVKTQQENKQMGVATLQQWLNTISLPEYLEFFNKHLYNTIESVCGVWDVELQTVLEINKLGHRRRILQSLAYIRQMRDSDSKSQKTPLGENNETNQLATNGNGTARQAPPRIPANPVHHRNSITGYRKSRPAPPPPAPPARKTAALQIRAPSELLLGLPANLRTTEWRHSAQTLLNEHINYEVQYLGSTVVKELRGTESTKKSIQKLKTSADGEVKSGSPLSLAICHRGVEFKDVSSKRTICEHEIQNINCACQDSEDLRHFAYITKEQDLHYCHVFLVESTDLASEIILTLGQAFEVAYQLALRDGITTTPALLLDNGMLQGEYCGGK, from the exons ATGGGCAAGGATCAGGAGTTCCTGGAGGCGGCGCGCAATGGCAACATCTCGCACATCGAGAAGGTGCTAACCCAGAAGGCGAAAAGGGCAGGACCGCTGGCCAGTCTGCGTCGTGGCACCGGGGTGAATGTCCAGGACAGTGGTGGCTACTCCGCCCTGCATCATGCCTGCCTGAATGGTCATGATGATATAGTGCGTCTGTTGCTGGCACACGAAGCCTCGCCAAATTTGCCGGACTCCCGGGGATCCTCTCCACTCCACTTGGCCGCCTGGGCTGGAGAAACGGAGATTGTGCGGCTCCTGCTGACGCATCCGTATCGACCGGCCAGTGCCAATCTGCAGACAATAGAGCAGGAGACACCACTGCATTGTGCGGCCCAACATGGTCACACGGGAGCACTTGCCCTGCTGTTGCATCACGATGCCGATCCCAACATGCGAAATTCCCGGGGAGAAACCCCGCTGGATTTGGCCGCACAATATGGCCGACTGCAGGCGGTTCAAATGCTTATACGTGCCCATCCGGAATTGATAGCACATCTGGGTAACGAGGCCTTGGAACGGggcacaccatcaccatcgTCACCAGCATCGCCGAGTAGAGCCATCTTTCCGCACACCTGTCTGCATTTGGCCAGTCGCAATGGTCACAAAAGCGTGGTGGAGGTCCTATTGTCCGCCGGAGTTAGCGTAAATTTGCTAACTCCTTCGGGAACAGCTTTGCATGAAGCAGCTCTGTGTGGCAAGGAGAATGTGGTCAGGACACTACTGAAAGCTGGCATCAATTTGAATGCCACAGACAATGAAGGACGCACTGCCCTGGACATTCTGCGCGAATTTCCACCGCATGTCACCAAACACATTGTGGCTGTGATCAACA ACTTCCGTAACCAAATGGATACAGATGAGGGCGACGAGGTGATCTACAGGCAACACTCCGGACCACCAAATTCCGGACGTGGCCAAAACAAGCATCATTCGCAGCAACAGCCTCCTCTTAGCAATCACTACCATTTCAACTCCAACAACCACTTGCTGAATCATTCGCACTCCATGCAGCAGCAATCCGGATACAGTAAACAGCGCCTGAGTGCCGGAAACGGTGGACCCTACAACGGAGGCAAGTCCTTGGACAGTGCCCTCCAGCCGGAGGATCGCTTCTACCAGGATCTCAACGCACACTCCCCTTCTCATAATCAGAA TGAAATGGGTGGTGGCTACAGTGTAAGTCCCTCTTCATCGCTGAGCAGCTTTGAGCCGGCCTCGGTTTCGCCCCGATCCCGCTGCTCCACTGGTGGCCTTGGCCAACCCATGCATATGAGCACATTTGCACCGGCTGGTCCTCCAAAGAAGCCACCAAGACGAAACCTCTCCGTTTCGCCAACTCACGCAGGACCTGGCCAGCAGTTTAGCTATAGCTCCCCATCCAGTCAGAGCCAAAGTCAAAGTCATGGTCATGGACATGGTCAAAACCAGGTGCGCCGCCAGCCGGCCAGCGAAAGTCCCTACTCCCATCAGAGCCATGGAAGTGTTGGCGGTATGAGTTTCGATGAGACTCAATTGAGGGAGCGCCAACGGAATGATCGTCTTTATGCAAGTGCCAGGCAGAGCACAAGATCCGCCATCGCCGGCGGAATGAGCCTGAGTTCAAGCA ATGACATGTTGGACCGGCAATGCAGCAGCTCGGAACTGAATAGCGAGACGAGTGTGCCCAACTCTAGTGGAGATTCCCCGGCTACCAACTCCATGAAGCGACCTATTCCAGCTCCTCGAAGTTCAACCACCAAGCTGTCCAAGGAGCTCCTCAAATCAGCCGAAAGTGCTACCCTCAAGTCGTATAATCCCAATCGAAAACTTAAACGTAATCGGAACAGCAG TGGTGCAAATGGGGCAGCAAAATCCAACGGTGGTGAAGAGAATTGCGAGGCCAAGCAGCAGATACCCAGTAGCCCGACCCACTACAAGCAGCCACCCACGCCGGATCATCCGCCGCCGAGCTCCAGCCAGGCGGAGCGGACAATCCACGAGAGGATCAGGCCACTCAGCCAGGAGTACAAGCGCAGGTCCGctctgctccagctccaggcAGCACAGCAACTCATGATCGAAACGGGCTCATCACCTTCGAAACTACTGCCCACGCTGAGTACTCCTGGCTATGATTACGATGATACGGTTACGGTGGTACCCCGCTGTCCGGCACCATCCTCCGGATCGTTGAGCTCCAGCATTTCGTGCTCGGATCACAGTCTTTCCCATTCCACGGACTACGTGGAGGAGTTTGTTAGCGATGTACCCTTTGCCGGTCTGTTGAAAGGAGCCTCCCAGCAGCTCAAAGAGCAGCCCGAGGTGAAGTTAAAAATCCAGGAGGAGAGCAAGCCGCAACAAACTTTACCAAGAGTGCGTCCTCCCATTCCCACCAAGCCAGCGATTCCGGAAAAGAAGTTCGCCAAACCGCCAACAACGCCAACCAATCAATCGCTGGAGGCCAATGGGAATTCCTCAAGCGATGTAGTAATCAAACCTCCACGATCCCCTTCCAAGTCACCGAGCAAGTCCTCCAACAAATCCCCAGCCAAGTCGCCAGGTAAATCGCCAGCAAAATCCCCAGGAAGTGGTCACTCGGCAGCAAGGAATTCCATAAATCTCCTCAGTCCCTTTAATGCGGAAGAGGCGCGCAAGAAGATCTCTGAGATTATCGAGAACTTTGGCAGCGGCATCCTCAACACCAGCATTACGCCCACCCACGACATCGAACTGGACTTTGAGGACATGGAGGTGCCCAACGAGCGAAGGGAATTGGCCACACGTCTCCGCGCTGCAGGATTACTGCATCTGGAGCGGATACTGTTCGAGAATGGCTATGATAACTACAAGTTTGTG CACAATGTCTTTGAAGAACCCGATATTCCGCTACTCCACATTCCCGAACGAGATGCCCCCAAACTCCTGCGCTTCGTACAGAGTCTACCACCGGCCGAATTCCAACCACAGGTGCCAGTCAAGACGCAGCAGGAGAACAAGCAAATGGGTGTGGCCACCCTACAGCAGTGGCTCAACACCATTTCCCTGCCGGAGTACCTGGAGTTTTTCAA TAAGCATCTCTACAACACCATTGAGAGCGTGTGCGGAGTGTGGGATGTGGAGCTCCAAACGGTGCTGGAAATCAACAAGCTGGGCCACCGGAGACGCATCCTGCAATCGCTGGCCTATATCCGCCAGATGCGCGACAGTGACTCCAAGTCGCAAAAGACGCCGCTGGGCGAGAACAATGAAACCAATCAACTGGCAACGAATGGCAATGGAACTGCCCGGCAGGCTCCACCCCGGATACCCGCAAATCCCGTACATCATCGCAACTCGATCACTGGCTATCGCAAGAGTCG ACCCGCTCCACCACCGCCGGCTCCACCAGCGCGAAAGACAGCCGCTCTGCAAATACGGGCTCCTTCGGAGCTACTGCTGGGTCTGCCGGCCAATCTTAGGACCACCGAATGGCGCCACTCGGCGCAGACTTTGCTCAACGAGCACATCAATTACGAGGTTCAA TACCTCGGCTCAACGGTTGTGAAAGAACTACGTGGCACAGAGTCCACCAAGAAGTCCATACAAAAGCTGAAGACCTCAGCTGATGGCGAGGTCAAATCGGGGTCACCACTCTCGCTGGCAATTTGTCACCGTGGCGTAGAGTTCAAGGACGTGAGCAGTAAG CGCACCATTTGCGAGCACGAGATTCAGAACATCAATTGCGCTTGCCAGGACTCGGAGGACCTGAGGCACTTTGCCTACATAACCAAGGAGCAGGATCTGCACTACTGCCACGTTTTCCTGGTCGAAAGCACT GACCTGGCCAGCGAGATCATCCTGACTCTGGGTCAGGCCTTCGAGGTGGCCTATCAACTGGCACTGCGCGATGGAATCACGACCACGCCAGCACTGCTCCTGGACAATGGAATGCTGCAGGGCGAGTATTGTGGCGGGAAATAG
- the LOC6607574 gene encoding kunitz-type serine protease inhibitor bitisilin-1, with protein sequence MRFNLTYFTLLWAFFCTTEVFGKVKLLETDIRHITKLGNYKVRQERCMFLTRYGPCKKKIVVYGYNIVTNRCSEFLYSGCGGNPNRFTTVSHCRNTCYVVPVRKPVSEPDYYADDDVTEPMPEDEPYDY encoded by the exons ATGCGGTTCAATCTTACCTACTTCACCCTCCTTTGGGCATTTTTCTGCACAACCGAAGTATTTGGAAAGGTTAAACTGCTAGAGACCGATATACGACATATAACAAAGTTGGGAAACTACAAGGTACGCCAAG AAAGATGCATGTTCCTAACCCGCTATGGAccctgcaaaaaaaaaatcgtagTATATGGCTACAACATTGTAACCAATCGATGCTCAGAATTTCTCTATAGTGGCTGCGGGGGGAATCCCAATCGTTTTACTACCGTTAGCCACTGCCGAAACACTTGCTATGTGGTTCCAGTGAGGAAACCCGTCTCCGAACCGGACTATTATGCCGATGACGATGTCACAGAACCGATGCCAGAGGATGAGCCGTACGATTACTAA
- the LOC116801736 gene encoding uncharacterized protein LOC116801736, with protein sequence MGQSHLLLVAFVLLCPGGDCSYHNLLHQLRRELNIEYVLLLGNFDPTWLDTLWQIPIPVLQIKEHSRETYNLLENPSHNVLTIAFVNDSPEDILEILYRNLRMLNTQPVLLVIRKSTIRVNSLLEWCWHHQLLNVVAIAQDFMESLIVYSYTPFPVLQFIERRLDNSTVLFEKRLENLHGYELPIALGGSSPRLIVYRDSEGKLIFSGPVGNFMKSFEQRYNCRLVQPHPFDESAISPARDLIAAVRNGSVQIALGAIYPQHPYTGFSYPIELMSWCLMMPVPEQVPHSQLYSMVFSPMAFGVTIVAMVLISLTLSMALRLHGYRVSFSEYFLHDSCLRGVLSQSFYEVLRAPALIKAMYLVICLLGLLITSWYNSYFSTFVTSAPRFPQLTSYESIRHSKLKIVIWKPEYEMLLFLSENMEKYSSIFQLEEDYKEFLHLRDSFDTKYGYMMPMEKWSLMKEQQRVFSSPLFSLQDDLCVFHTVPIVFPMVKNSIFKEPFDRLILDVTATGLLSRWRDMSFTEMIKAGQLALEDRGHPKEFRAMKVEDLIQIWRFVGWMLGLATIVFLFELFCFWRHKMRQNIKYIFLYLQA encoded by the exons ATGGGTCAGTCGCACCTACTGTTAGTCGCCTTTGTTCTCCTTTGTCCTGGCGGGGATTGCTCCTATCATAATTTACTTCATCAACTGAGGCGTGAACTTAACATTGAATATGTTCTGCTTTTGGGCAACTTCGATCCGACTTGGTTGGATACCTTGTGGCAAATTCCTATTCCCGTGCTTCAAATTAAAGAACACTCTAGGGAAACCTATAATTTGCTTGAAAATCCGTCACATAATGTCCTTACAATAGCTTTTGTTAACGATTCACCGGAAGACATACTGGAAATTTTGTATCGCAATCTACGTATGCTAAACACACAACCAGTGCTGTTGGTTATAAGGAAATCGACAATTCGAGTAAATTCGTTGTTGGAATGGTGTTGGCACCATCAGCTACTTAATGTCGTGGCCATTGCTCAAGATTTTATG GAGTCTTTGATTGTCTACAGCTACACTCCTTTCCCCGTTTTGCAGTTTATCGAGAGGCGTTTGGACAATAGCACCGTATTATTCGAAAAACGATTGGAAAATCTTCATGGCTATGAGCTACCGATTGCCTTGGGTGGATCTTCACCCCGACTAATTGTCTATCGTGATTCGGAGGGAAAACTGATTTTCTCAGGACCTGTTGGTAATTTCATGAAGAGCTTTGAACAGCGTTATAATTGCAGATTGGTTCAACCACATCCTTTCGATGAGTCTGCCATTTCTCCGGCCCGTGATTTAATTGCTGCCGTGCGAAATGGTAGTGTCCAAATAGCTCTGGGTGCTATTTATCCCCAACATCCATATACTGGATTTTCTTATCCCATCGAACTGATGAGCTGGTGCCTGATGATGCCAGTACCAGAGCAGGTACCTCACAGTCAGCTCTACAGCATGGTATTCAGTCCCATGGCATTTGGGGTCACTATTGTTGCCATGGTGTTGATTTCATTGACTTTATCCATGGCTCTGCGTCTTCACGGATATAGAGTCAGTTTTAGTGAGTACTTTCTTCATGACAGCTGTCTGAGAGGAGTCCTGTCTCAATCCTTCTACGAGGTCCTTCGAGCTCCAGCCTTGATAAAGGCCATGTATCTGGTGATCTGTTTGCTGGGACTGCTGATCACCTCATGGTACAACTCGTACTTCTCCACATTTGTGACCAGTGCCCCCAGATTTCCACAGCTCACTAGCTATGAGAGCATTAGGCATTCTAAATTAAAGATAGTGATTTGGAAGCCGGAGTACGAAATGCTCCTGTTCCTTTCGGAAAACATGGAGAAATACTCGTCGATCTTTCAGCTGGAAGAGGACTACAAAGAGTTCTTGCACTTGCGTGACTCTTTCGACACCAAATACGGCTACATGATGCCAATGGAAAAGTGGTCACTGATGAAGGAGCAGCAGAGAGTATTCAGTTCGCCATTGTTTAGCCTGCAGGATGACCTCTGCGTCTTTCACACCGTTCCCATAGTGTTTCCCATGGtgaaaaattcaatatttaagGAACCCTTTGATCGCCTCATTTTGGATGTGACTGCGACGGGACTTCTGAGTCGCTGGAGAGACATGAGCTTTACGGAAATGATCAAGGCCGGACAATTGGCACTCGAGGATCGAGGTCATCCAAAGGAATTTCGGGCCATGAAAGTGGAGGACTTGATACAGATTTGGCGCTTTGTGGGATGGATGCTTGGCTTGGCCACAATTGTGTTTCTTTTTGagttattttgtttttggcgaCATAAGATGAGGCagaacataaaatatatatttt TATATCTACAAGCATAG
- the LOC6607576 gene encoding kunitz-type serine protease inhibitor nigrescinin-4, whose translation MFSTHQKQKINYFTDMNLLHHTLIFLIGLRTSVALRHERCSFIANPGPCKGHFEMFAYDLENNVCVEFIYGGCGGNPNRFQTKEECILLCNALADEDDYLIVDTDKNEQQYITTLSESSEITTKRENIN comes from the exons ATGTTTTCAACacatcaaaaacaaaaaataaattatttcacagACATGAATTTGCTTCACCACACTTTGATTTTCTTAATAGGCCTCAGGACTTCTGTGGCACTCAGACATG aGAGATGTTCGTTCATCGCAAATCCTGGTCCTTGCAAGGGACATTTTGAAATGTTTGCCTACGACTTGGAAAACAATGTATGTGTAGAATTCATATACGGTGGTTGCGGCGGAAACCCGAATCGTTTTCAAACTAAAGAGGAATGCATACTTCTATGTAATGCTTTAGCTGATGAAGACGACTACCTTATAGTTGATACTGACAAAAATGAACAACAATATATAACCACATTGTCAGAAAGTTCGGAAATTACCACGAAAAGAGAAAACATTAATTAA
- the LOC6607575 gene encoding uncharacterized protein LOC6607575, with the protein MDCPKWILGGFCLISLVSGATVIELLGTMKLESDFEYVLLMKNRNFSLSDQVWNGTSLTKDIMDEVQVPVLQFNENVSYFLHNSISRRLVTLCFMSDANLDEHRGLLTALVANLRHMTTSGVIFLVQSEASTDFLYELFRNCWRKKLLNVIVVFQDFETTSTFYRYSHFPILQIEERIYEPSLQPLPIFPDRLRNFHGYEMPVILGGTAPRMIAYRNKKGNVVYDGTVGHFMTAFQQKYNVKFVQPLQAKNPLDFAPSMQTVGAVRNETVEISISLTFPTIPPFGFSYPYEQMNWCVMLPVEADVPPFEYYTRVFELAAFLLTLGTLVMISCLLASALRFHGYATNISEFLLHDSCLRGVLGQSFVEVFRAPTLVRGIYQEICVLGILITAWYNSYFSSYVTTAPKQPPLRTYDDILASKLKVVAWKPEYAELVGRLLEFRKYETMFLVEPDFNRYLALRDTLDTRYGYMITTSRWVLINEQQKVFSRPLFQKRDDFCFFNNIPFGFPLHENSVFMEPVQKLIMELAETGLYFHWITTGFSELIDAGEMHFVDLSPHREFRAMQIQDLQYVWYGYAFMVVLSLLVWLLENLAHTLKTKTIFPTHFMQRNQK; encoded by the exons ATGGATTGCCCAAAGTGGATCCTGGGCGGCTTTTGCCTGATTAGCCTGGTCAGTGGCGCAACGGTAATTGAATTACTGGGTACGATGAAACTGGAATCGGACTTTGAGTACGTGCTGCTCATGAAGAATAGAAACTTTAGTCTGTCGGATCAAGTTTGGAACGGCACTTCGTTGACGAAGGACATTATGGATGAAGTGCAAGTGCCGGTTCTTCAATTCAATGAAAATGTGAGCTACTTTTTGCACAACAGCATTAGCAGACGTCTGGTTACCCTATGTTTTATGAGTGATGCAAATCTGGACGAACACAGAGGTCTGCTCACAGCTCTGGTCGCGAATCTTAGGCACATGACCACGTCTGGAGTGATTTTTCTAGTCCAATCGGAGGCGTCAACTGATTTTCTATACGAACTGTTTAGGAATTGCTGGCGTAAAAAACTATTGAATGTGATCGTTGTTTTCCAGGACTTCGAG ACTACCTCGACCTTCTACAGATACTCACATTTTCCCATACTACAAATAGAAGAGCGCATCTATGAGCCCAGTTTGCAACCTCTACCTATCTTTCCCGATCGACTTAGGAACTTCCATGGCTACGAGATGCCTGTGATTCTTGGAGGAACGGCACCGCGTATGATTGCCTACCGCAACAAGAAGGGTAATGTGGTCTATGATGGAACCGTGGGTCACTTTATGACGGCCTTTCAGCAAAAGTACAATGTAAAGTTTGTGCAGCCACTGCAAGCGAAAAATCCGTTGGACTTTGCTCCATCGATGCAAACGGTTGGAGCAGTACGAAATGAGACCGTAGAGATATCCATATCCTTGACTTTTCCGACGATTCCCCCCTTTGGATTTAGCTATCCGTACGAGCAAATGAACTGGTGCGTCATGCTGCCGGTGGAGGCGGATGTGCCACCATTTGAGTATTATACAAGGGTCTTTGAGCTGGCTGCTTTCCTGCTAACCCTGGGTACCCTGGTAATGATATCCTGTCTCCTGGCCAGCGCTTTGCGTTTCCATGGCTATGCAACTAACATCAGTGAGTTCCTGCTCCACGACAGCTGCTTGCGAGGAGTACTGGGACAATCCTTCGTGGAAGTTTTCCGAGCTCCCACTCTTGTACGGGGTATTTATCAGGAGATTTGTGTGCTGGGCATCCTGATCACCGCCTGGTACAACTCCTATTTCTCCAGCTATGTGACCACTGCACCAAAGCAGCCGCCCTTACGAACGTATGATGATATTTTGGCCTCCAAACTGAAAGTGGTAGCGTGGAAGCCCGAGTATGCAGAGCTTGTTGGCCGTCTCCTTGAGTTTCGGAAGTACGAGACCATGTTCCTGGTGGAACCCGACTTCAATCGATATTTGGCACTTCGTGACACGTTGGACACGAGATATGGTTACATGATAACCACCAGTAGATGGGTTTTGATCAACGAACAGCAAAAGGTTTTCTCCCGACCACTTTTCCAAAAACGCGACGATTTTTGCTTCTTCAATAATATACCCTTCGGATTTCCCTTGCATGAGAACTCCGTTTTTATGGAGCCGGTGCAAAAGTTGATCATGGAATTGGCCGAAACAGGACTTTACTTTCACTGGATAACCACCGGTTTCTCGGAACTGATTGATGCGGGGGAGATGCACTTTGTGGACTTGAGTCCTCATCGTGAATTCAGGGCCATGCAGATTCAGGATCTACAGTATGTGTGGTATGGATATGCTTTTATGGTAGTATTATCCTTGCTAGTTTGGCTGCTGGAAAACTTGGCGCAcactttaaaaactaaaaccaTTTTCCCAACACATTTTATGCAACggaaccaaaaataa